A single genomic interval of Oreochromis aureus strain Israel breed Guangdong linkage group 12, ZZ_aureus, whole genome shotgun sequence harbors:
- the LOC116315339 gene encoding dematin isoform X1, whose translation MMPKQQLAQTSPGSVLSLRGTSVPGSPAAAIVARVEDGVIGYKDLAALPRDKAILDIERPDLMIYQPHYSYSPLERSLSPRSISPPPSPENLSKETREWLESRSPGGSSPGSTIPSTRTHSTHTPSTPNTPTTPNTHSSGTVKSTVQHFHRPENGTNIYKKPPIYKQDVSSSSVPQGKHIEDLIIESSKFPAAQPPDPNQPSKIETDYWPCPPSLAVIAEKEWKRKEQKVEEEEEEDGELDDELWGLRKLQKQELNKIESNLGKIILKEELEKSAAPLRRKTRSLPERSHNAAPPLCSAGSNASRSVYFPASSKSGLSRLRSAEFSSSEKPAAGLQNGDSRMDRGNSLPSMLEHKVYPYVVLVVTHRGRSKLPPGVDRTRLERHLSQEEFFSVFGMSVEEFDRLSLWKRNDLKKKVCLF comes from the exons ATGATGCCCAAG cagcAGCTGGCGCAGACATCCCCGGGGAGTGTGTTGTCGCTCAGAGGCACCAGCGTCCCAGGATCCCCTGCTGCTGCCATCGTG GCCAGAGTGGAGGACGGGGTTATCGGCTATAAGGACTTGGCAGCCTTACCGAGAGACAAAGCCATCCTGGACATCGAGAGACCCGATCTGATGATCTACCAGCCGCACTACAGCTACAGTCCTCTGGAG AGGTCCTTGTCTCCTCGCTCcatctctcctcctccctccccagAG AATCTGTCCAAGGAGACAAGGGAGTGGCTCGAGAGCCGATCACCTGGAGGGTCCTCGCCTGGTTCCACCATCCCGAGCACCAGAACCCACAGCACACACACCCCATCAACGCCAAACACACCAACCACACCCAACACGCACTCGTCTGGTACCGTGAAGAGCACCGTGCAGCATTTCCACAGGCCAG aAAATGGTACCAACATCTACAAGAAGCCTCCCATCTACAAACAGG ATGTGTCGTCCTCTTCGGTCCCTCAGGGGAAACACATCGAGGATTTGATCATCGAGTCTTCAAAGTTTCCTGCAGCTCAGCCTCCAGACCCGAACCAGCCCTCCAAGATCGAGACCGACTACTGGCCCTGCCCCCCCTCGCTGGCCGTGATTG CAGAAAAGGAATGGAAGAGGAAGGAGCAGAAAgtcgaggaggaggaggaggaggatggcgAGCTGGATGATGAGCTGTGGGGACTCAGAAAGCTTCAGAAGCAAGAGCTGAACAAG ATTGAGTCCAATCTGGGCAAAATCATCCTGAAGGAGGAGCTGGAGAAGTCTGCAGCGCCTCTGAGGAGGAAAACACGCTCTTTACCGGAGCGCAGCCACAACGccg CCCCTCCCCTCTGCTCTGCAGGGTCCAATGCCTCCAGGTCCGTGTATTTCCCAGCGTCCTCTAAGAGCGGCCTGTCCAGG ctGCGCTCGGCCGAGTTCAGCTCCTCGGAGAAACCCGCTGCAG GGCTTCAG aACGGGGACTCGAGGATGGACAGAGGGAACTCTCTCCCCAGCATGCTGGAGCACAAG GTTTATCCCTACGTGGTGCTGGTGGTGACTCACAGAGGACGCAGCAAACTGCCCCCTGGTGTGGATCGGACACGGCTGGAG AGGCACCTCTCTCAGGAGGAGTTCTTCAGCGTTTTCGGGATGTCCGTCGAGGAGTTCGATCGCCTCTCCCTCTGGAAGAGGAACGACCTGAAAAAAAAGGTCTGTCTCTTCTGA
- the LOC116315339 gene encoding dematin isoform X5 yields MMPKRSLSPRSISPPPSPENLSKETREWLESRSPGGSSPGSTIPSTRTHSTHTPSTPNTPTTPNTHSSGTVKSTVQHFHRPENGTNIYKKPPIYKQDVSSSSVPQGKHIEDLIIESSKFPAAQPPDPNQPSKIETDYWPCPPSLAVIAEKEWKRKEQKVEEEEEEDGELDDELWGLRKLQKQELNKIESNLGKIILKEELEKSAAPLRRKTRSLPERSHNAAPPLCSAGSNASRSVYFPASSKSGLSRLRSAEFSSSEKPAAGLQNGDSRMDRGNSLPSMLEHKVYPYVVLVVTHRGRSKLPPGVDRTRLERHLSQEEFFSVFGMSVEEFDRLSLWKRNDLKKKVCLF; encoded by the exons ATGATGCCCAAG AGGTCCTTGTCTCCTCGCTCcatctctcctcctccctccccagAG AATCTGTCCAAGGAGACAAGGGAGTGGCTCGAGAGCCGATCACCTGGAGGGTCCTCGCCTGGTTCCACCATCCCGAGCACCAGAACCCACAGCACACACACCCCATCAACGCCAAACACACCAACCACACCCAACACGCACTCGTCTGGTACCGTGAAGAGCACCGTGCAGCATTTCCACAGGCCAG aAAATGGTACCAACATCTACAAGAAGCCTCCCATCTACAAACAGG ATGTGTCGTCCTCTTCGGTCCCTCAGGGGAAACACATCGAGGATTTGATCATCGAGTCTTCAAAGTTTCCTGCAGCTCAGCCTCCAGACCCGAACCAGCCCTCCAAGATCGAGACCGACTACTGGCCCTGCCCCCCCTCGCTGGCCGTGATTG CAGAAAAGGAATGGAAGAGGAAGGAGCAGAAAgtcgaggaggaggaggaggaggatggcgAGCTGGATGATGAGCTGTGGGGACTCAGAAAGCTTCAGAAGCAAGAGCTGAACAAG ATTGAGTCCAATCTGGGCAAAATCATCCTGAAGGAGGAGCTGGAGAAGTCTGCAGCGCCTCTGAGGAGGAAAACACGCTCTTTACCGGAGCGCAGCCACAACGccg CCCCTCCCCTCTGCTCTGCAGGGTCCAATGCCTCCAGGTCCGTGTATTTCCCAGCGTCCTCTAAGAGCGGCCTGTCCAGG ctGCGCTCGGCCGAGTTCAGCTCCTCGGAGAAACCCGCTGCAG GGCTTCAG aACGGGGACTCGAGGATGGACAGAGGGAACTCTCTCCCCAGCATGCTGGAGCACAAG GTTTATCCCTACGTGGTGCTGGTGGTGACTCACAGAGGACGCAGCAAACTGCCCCCTGGTGTGGATCGGACACGGCTGGAG AGGCACCTCTCTCAGGAGGAGTTCTTCAGCGTTTTCGGGATGTCCGTCGAGGAGTTCGATCGCCTCTCCCTCTGGAAGAGGAACGACCTGAAAAAAAAGGTCTGTCTCTTCTGA
- the LOC116315339 gene encoding dematin isoform X2, producing MMPKQLAQTSPGSVLSLRGTSVPGSPAAAIVARVEDGVIGYKDLAALPRDKAILDIERPDLMIYQPHYSYSPLERSLSPRSISPPPSPENLSKETREWLESRSPGGSSPGSTIPSTRTHSTHTPSTPNTPTTPNTHSSGTVKSTVQHFHRPENGTNIYKKPPIYKQDVSSSSVPQGKHIEDLIIESSKFPAAQPPDPNQPSKIETDYWPCPPSLAVIAEKEWKRKEQKVEEEEEEDGELDDELWGLRKLQKQELNKIESNLGKIILKEELEKSAAPLRRKTRSLPERSHNAAPPLCSAGSNASRSVYFPASSKSGLSRLRSAEFSSSEKPAAGLQNGDSRMDRGNSLPSMLEHKVYPYVVLVVTHRGRSKLPPGVDRTRLERHLSQEEFFSVFGMSVEEFDRLSLWKRNDLKKKVCLF from the exons ATGATGCCCAAG cAGCTGGCGCAGACATCCCCGGGGAGTGTGTTGTCGCTCAGAGGCACCAGCGTCCCAGGATCCCCTGCTGCTGCCATCGTG GCCAGAGTGGAGGACGGGGTTATCGGCTATAAGGACTTGGCAGCCTTACCGAGAGACAAAGCCATCCTGGACATCGAGAGACCCGATCTGATGATCTACCAGCCGCACTACAGCTACAGTCCTCTGGAG AGGTCCTTGTCTCCTCGCTCcatctctcctcctccctccccagAG AATCTGTCCAAGGAGACAAGGGAGTGGCTCGAGAGCCGATCACCTGGAGGGTCCTCGCCTGGTTCCACCATCCCGAGCACCAGAACCCACAGCACACACACCCCATCAACGCCAAACACACCAACCACACCCAACACGCACTCGTCTGGTACCGTGAAGAGCACCGTGCAGCATTTCCACAGGCCAG aAAATGGTACCAACATCTACAAGAAGCCTCCCATCTACAAACAGG ATGTGTCGTCCTCTTCGGTCCCTCAGGGGAAACACATCGAGGATTTGATCATCGAGTCTTCAAAGTTTCCTGCAGCTCAGCCTCCAGACCCGAACCAGCCCTCCAAGATCGAGACCGACTACTGGCCCTGCCCCCCCTCGCTGGCCGTGATTG CAGAAAAGGAATGGAAGAGGAAGGAGCAGAAAgtcgaggaggaggaggaggaggatggcgAGCTGGATGATGAGCTGTGGGGACTCAGAAAGCTTCAGAAGCAAGAGCTGAACAAG ATTGAGTCCAATCTGGGCAAAATCATCCTGAAGGAGGAGCTGGAGAAGTCTGCAGCGCCTCTGAGGAGGAAAACACGCTCTTTACCGGAGCGCAGCCACAACGccg CCCCTCCCCTCTGCTCTGCAGGGTCCAATGCCTCCAGGTCCGTGTATTTCCCAGCGTCCTCTAAGAGCGGCCTGTCCAGG ctGCGCTCGGCCGAGTTCAGCTCCTCGGAGAAACCCGCTGCAG GGCTTCAG aACGGGGACTCGAGGATGGACAGAGGGAACTCTCTCCCCAGCATGCTGGAGCACAAG GTTTATCCCTACGTGGTGCTGGTGGTGACTCACAGAGGACGCAGCAAACTGCCCCCTGGTGTGGATCGGACACGGCTGGAG AGGCACCTCTCTCAGGAGGAGTTCTTCAGCGTTTTCGGGATGTCCGTCGAGGAGTTCGATCGCCTCTCCCTCTGGAAGAGGAACGACCTGAAAAAAAAGGTCTGTCTCTTCTGA
- the LOC116315339 gene encoding dematin isoform X3, whose product MMPKQQLAQTSPGSVLSLRGTSVPGSPAAAIVARVEDGVIGYKDLAALPRDKAILDIERPDLMIYQPHYSYSPLERSLSPRSISPPPSPENLSKETREWLESRSPGGSSPGSTIPSTRTHSTHTPSTPNTPTTPNTHSSGTVKSTVQHFHRPENGTNIYKKPPIYKQDVSSSSVPQGKHIEDLIIESSKFPAAQPPDPNQPSKIETDYWPCPPSLAVIEKEWKRKEQKVEEEEEEDGELDDELWGLRKLQKQELNKIESNLGKIILKEELEKSAAPLRRKTRSLPERSHNAAPPLCSAGSNASRSVYFPASSKSGLSRLRSAEFSSSEKPAAGLQNGDSRMDRGNSLPSMLEHKVYPYVVLVVTHRGRSKLPPGVDRTRLERHLSQEEFFSVFGMSVEEFDRLSLWKRNDLKKKVCLF is encoded by the exons ATGATGCCCAAG cagcAGCTGGCGCAGACATCCCCGGGGAGTGTGTTGTCGCTCAGAGGCACCAGCGTCCCAGGATCCCCTGCTGCTGCCATCGTG GCCAGAGTGGAGGACGGGGTTATCGGCTATAAGGACTTGGCAGCCTTACCGAGAGACAAAGCCATCCTGGACATCGAGAGACCCGATCTGATGATCTACCAGCCGCACTACAGCTACAGTCCTCTGGAG AGGTCCTTGTCTCCTCGCTCcatctctcctcctccctccccagAG AATCTGTCCAAGGAGACAAGGGAGTGGCTCGAGAGCCGATCACCTGGAGGGTCCTCGCCTGGTTCCACCATCCCGAGCACCAGAACCCACAGCACACACACCCCATCAACGCCAAACACACCAACCACACCCAACACGCACTCGTCTGGTACCGTGAAGAGCACCGTGCAGCATTTCCACAGGCCAG aAAATGGTACCAACATCTACAAGAAGCCTCCCATCTACAAACAGG ATGTGTCGTCCTCTTCGGTCCCTCAGGGGAAACACATCGAGGATTTGATCATCGAGTCTTCAAAGTTTCCTGCAGCTCAGCCTCCAGACCCGAACCAGCCCTCCAAGATCGAGACCGACTACTGGCCCTGCCCCCCCTCGCTGGCCGTGATTG AAAAGGAATGGAAGAGGAAGGAGCAGAAAgtcgaggaggaggaggaggaggatggcgAGCTGGATGATGAGCTGTGGGGACTCAGAAAGCTTCAGAAGCAAGAGCTGAACAAG ATTGAGTCCAATCTGGGCAAAATCATCCTGAAGGAGGAGCTGGAGAAGTCTGCAGCGCCTCTGAGGAGGAAAACACGCTCTTTACCGGAGCGCAGCCACAACGccg CCCCTCCCCTCTGCTCTGCAGGGTCCAATGCCTCCAGGTCCGTGTATTTCCCAGCGTCCTCTAAGAGCGGCCTGTCCAGG ctGCGCTCGGCCGAGTTCAGCTCCTCGGAGAAACCCGCTGCAG GGCTTCAG aACGGGGACTCGAGGATGGACAGAGGGAACTCTCTCCCCAGCATGCTGGAGCACAAG GTTTATCCCTACGTGGTGCTGGTGGTGACTCACAGAGGACGCAGCAAACTGCCCCCTGGTGTGGATCGGACACGGCTGGAG AGGCACCTCTCTCAGGAGGAGTTCTTCAGCGTTTTCGGGATGTCCGTCGAGGAGTTCGATCGCCTCTCCCTCTGGAAGAGGAACGACCTGAAAAAAAAGGTCTGTCTCTTCTGA
- the LOC116315339 gene encoding dematin isoform X4 translates to MMPKQQLAQTSPGSVLSLRGTSVPGSPAAAIVARVEDGVIGYKDLAALPRDKAILDIERPDLMIYQPHYSYSPLERSLSPRSISPPPSPENLSKETREWLESRSPGGSSPGSTIPSTRTHSTHTPSTPNTPTTPNTHSSGTVKSTVQHFHRPENGTNIYKKPPIYKQDVSSSSVPQGKHIEDLIIESSKFPAAQPPDPNQPSKIETDYWPCPPSLAVIAEKEWKRKEQKVEEEEEEDGELDDELWGLRKLQKQELNKIESNLGKIILKEELEKSAAPLRRKTRSLPERSHNAGSNASRSVYFPASSKSGLSRLRSAEFSSSEKPAAGLQNGDSRMDRGNSLPSMLEHKVYPYVVLVVTHRGRSKLPPGVDRTRLERHLSQEEFFSVFGMSVEEFDRLSLWKRNDLKKKVCLF, encoded by the exons ATGATGCCCAAG cagcAGCTGGCGCAGACATCCCCGGGGAGTGTGTTGTCGCTCAGAGGCACCAGCGTCCCAGGATCCCCTGCTGCTGCCATCGTG GCCAGAGTGGAGGACGGGGTTATCGGCTATAAGGACTTGGCAGCCTTACCGAGAGACAAAGCCATCCTGGACATCGAGAGACCCGATCTGATGATCTACCAGCCGCACTACAGCTACAGTCCTCTGGAG AGGTCCTTGTCTCCTCGCTCcatctctcctcctccctccccagAG AATCTGTCCAAGGAGACAAGGGAGTGGCTCGAGAGCCGATCACCTGGAGGGTCCTCGCCTGGTTCCACCATCCCGAGCACCAGAACCCACAGCACACACACCCCATCAACGCCAAACACACCAACCACACCCAACACGCACTCGTCTGGTACCGTGAAGAGCACCGTGCAGCATTTCCACAGGCCAG aAAATGGTACCAACATCTACAAGAAGCCTCCCATCTACAAACAGG ATGTGTCGTCCTCTTCGGTCCCTCAGGGGAAACACATCGAGGATTTGATCATCGAGTCTTCAAAGTTTCCTGCAGCTCAGCCTCCAGACCCGAACCAGCCCTCCAAGATCGAGACCGACTACTGGCCCTGCCCCCCCTCGCTGGCCGTGATTG CAGAAAAGGAATGGAAGAGGAAGGAGCAGAAAgtcgaggaggaggaggaggaggatggcgAGCTGGATGATGAGCTGTGGGGACTCAGAAAGCTTCAGAAGCAAGAGCTGAACAAG ATTGAGTCCAATCTGGGCAAAATCATCCTGAAGGAGGAGCTGGAGAAGTCTGCAGCGCCTCTGAGGAGGAAAACACGCTCTTTACCGGAGCGCAGCCACAACGccg GGTCCAATGCCTCCAGGTCCGTGTATTTCCCAGCGTCCTCTAAGAGCGGCCTGTCCAGG ctGCGCTCGGCCGAGTTCAGCTCCTCGGAGAAACCCGCTGCAG GGCTTCAG aACGGGGACTCGAGGATGGACAGAGGGAACTCTCTCCCCAGCATGCTGGAGCACAAG GTTTATCCCTACGTGGTGCTGGTGGTGACTCACAGAGGACGCAGCAAACTGCCCCCTGGTGTGGATCGGACACGGCTGGAG AGGCACCTCTCTCAGGAGGAGTTCTTCAGCGTTTTCGGGATGTCCGTCGAGGAGTTCGATCGCCTCTCCCTCTGGAAGAGGAACGACCTGAAAAAAAAGGTCTGTCTCTTCTGA